DNA from Actinoplanes sp. SE50/110:
GAGCGCTCGCGCTGAGCGCGGCGGGGTGCGCCCGGCGTACCGGCAAGGATCCTGCGGGCCGGCGCCGATCCATCGCTGCGGGTGAGCCGCGACCGGCGCCTGTTGCGCGAAGGTGAACTTGTCGTGTTTTCCAGCGGCGCGCGGCCCCATATGGATGCGGAACCATGGGGGGACTCCGGTAGGTTTACGGCACCGGCGATCGGCCGTTTAACAACCTCCACTCCGGAGAAGTCATAGGACGGCCGCGGTGGTTTTTCCGGTCGCCGGGTCCTACTGAGCCCCTCTGACTACGGTGGAGATCATGACCGGTCGCTTCCCCATCGAAGACGTGACGCCGGCTGTGTCCGGTGGCCGCTACCCCGCGAAGGCGGTGGTCGGTGAACTGGTACCGGTTTCCGCGGTGTCCTATCGCGAAGGTCACCACGCGCTGGGTGTGAATGTGGTATGGCGCGGCCCGGACGGCCAGCCGCAGGCGTTCACCCGGATGACACCCGGCACGCCGGGCCTGGACCAGTGGCACGCCGCGATCCGCCCCGACCAGGTCGGGCGGTGGACGTTCACGATCGAGGCGTTCGACGACCCGTACCGGACGTGGCGCGACGCCGTGGTGAAGAAGATCGGCGCCGGGCAGGGGGCCGAGGACCTGGCCAACGACCTGGCCGAGGGCGCCGACATCCTGGATCTGGCCACCAAGATCGTGCCGGCCGAGCACGAGGAGCGGGTCCGGGCCGCGTCCGCCGCGCTGCGTGACGAGCAGCGGTCGCTGTTCTCCCGGGTCACCCCGGGGCTCGACCTGGAGGAGCTGCTCTGGCACAACCCGGTGCGGCACCTGGTGACCACGACCCGGTCGTTCGCCATCTGGGTGGATCGCCAGCGGGCGCTGTACTCGGCGTGGTACGAGTTCTTCCCGCGCTCGGAGGGAGCCGAGATCGGGCCGGACGCGACGCCCATCAGGCACGGCACCTTCCGGACGGCCGCGCTGCGGCTCCCGGCCATCGCCGAGATGGGCTTCAACGTCGTGTACCTGCCGCCGATCCACCCGATCGGCAGGATCAACCGCAAGGGGCGGAACAACACGCTGGTCGCCCGTCCGGTCGACGTCGGCTCGCCGTGGGCGATCGGGTCCGAGGAGGGTGGGCACGACGCGATCCACCCCGAGCTCGGCACGCTGGAGGACTTCATCGCCTTCCGGGAGAGGGCCGAGGAGCTGGGCATGGAGGTCGCGCTCGACCTGGCCCTGCAGGCGGCTCCGGACCACCCCTGGGTGTCCGAGCACCCGGAGTTCTTCACCACCAAGGCGGACGGCACCATCGCGTACGCCGAGAATCCCCCCAAGAAGTACCAGGACATCTACCCGATCAACTGGGACAACGACTACCGCACGCTGCGCGATGAGGTCTACCGCGTGGTGATGCACTGGGTGAACGCCGGCGTGCGGATCTTCCGGGTCGACAACCCGCACACCAAGGCGGTCAACTTCTGGCAGTGGCTGATCCCCAAGGTCAAGGAGTCGCACCCGGACGTGCTGTTCCTGGCCGAGGCGTTCACCCGGCCGGCGATGATGAACGGGCTCGGCAAGATCGGCTTCACCCAGTCGTACACGTACTTCACCTGGCGCACCACCGCGCAGGAGATGCGCGAGTACATGGAGCAGCTGCTCACCTCGATCGACTGGATGCGGCCCAACTTCTGGCCCAACACGCCGGACATCCTGCACGAGTCGCTGCAGCACGGCGGTCCGCCGATGTTCAAGATCCG
Protein-coding regions in this window:
- a CDS encoding alpha-1,4-glucan--maltose-1-phosphate maltosyltransferase translates to MTGRFPIEDVTPAVSGGRYPAKAVVGELVPVSAVSYREGHHALGVNVVWRGPDGQPQAFTRMTPGTPGLDQWHAAIRPDQVGRWTFTIEAFDDPYRTWRDAVVKKIGAGQGAEDLANDLAEGADILDLATKIVPAEHEERVRAASAALRDEQRSLFSRVTPGLDLEELLWHNPVRHLVTTTRSFAIWVDRQRALYSAWYEFFPRSEGAEIGPDATPIRHGTFRTAALRLPAIAEMGFNVVYLPPIHPIGRINRKGRNNTLVARPVDVGSPWAIGSEEGGHDAIHPELGTLEDFIAFRERAEELGMEVALDLALQAAPDHPWVSEHPEFFTTKADGTIAYAENPPKKYQDIYPINWDNDYRTLRDEVYRVVMHWVNAGVRIFRVDNPHTKAVNFWQWLIPKVKESHPDVLFLAEAFTRPAMMNGLGKIGFTQSYTYFTWRTTAQEMREYMEQLLTSIDWMRPNFWPNTPDILHESLQHGGPPMFKIRAVLASMLTPSWGMYSGYELFEHVPRPGSEEYIDNEKFELKPRDYAAAERAGRSLAPYLTKLNRIREQNPALHWLRNLRFHEIDNGALLCFSKRDADTGNTVLVIVSFDSANVQWGNTTLDMPALGKDWHEKFTVVDQISGATYEWGQYNAVRIDPYVEPAHIFVVQAG